The following coding sequences are from one Neurospora crassa OR74A linkage group I, whole genome shotgun sequence window:
- a CDS encoding tRNA(His) guanylyltransferase, variant, whose amino-acid sequence MANSKFEYVKQFEQPDSLLPNTWIVVRLDGRGFTKFSTKYAFEKPNDKRALDLMNAAARSVMSELPDITIAYGVSDEYSFVFHKSCTLFERRASKLVSTIVSTFTAYYIHHWPTYFVDGPPLSPPLPSFDGRAVCYPSVQNLRDYMSWRQVDCHINNLYNTTFWALINQGGMDGTAAELMLKGTFSADKNEILFKKFGINYNNEPEMFKKGSVVFRNYELVEPGTKKVSEEEAEEMSSSAVPEVKSKSQVEKDKKVRTKAKIVVEHLDIIRDEFWERRPWLLSGTPGKVPKEP is encoded by the exons ATGGCGAACTCCAAGTTTGAGTACGTCAAGCAGTTCGAGCAACCTGACTCGCTTCTTCCAAACACCTGGATAGTAGTAAGGCTCGATGGCCGCGGCTTTACAAA ATTCTCCACCAAATATGCCTTCGAAAAGCCCAACGACAAACGAGCCCTAGACCTCATGAACGCCGCCGCGCGCTCTGTCATGTCCGAGCTCCCCGACATCACCATCGCCTACGGCGTGTCGGACGAGTACAGTTTCGTCTTCCACAAATCCTGCACTTTATTCGAGCGACGCGCCAGCAAACTCGTCTCTACCATCGTCTCGACCTTCACAGCCTACTACATCCACCACTGGCCCACCTATTTTGTCGATGGGCCCCCCTTATCCCCACCACTCCCTTCCTTCGACGGCCGCGCCGTCTGCTACCCGTCCGTCCAGAACCTGCGCGACTACATGAGCTGGCGCCAGGTCGACTGCCACATCAACAACCTGTACAACACCACGTTCTGGGCCCTCATTAACCAGGGAGGCATGGACGGGACGGCAGCCGAGTTGATGCTCAAGGGGACGTTTTCGGCAGACAAGAACGAGATTTTGTTCAAGAAGTTTGggattaactataataacgAGCCGGAGATGTTTAAGAAGGGAAGTGTGGTTTTTAGGAATTACGAGCTGGTGGAGCCAGGGACGAAAAAAGtcagcgaggaggaagcagaGGAGATGAGCAGCAGCGCCGTACCGGAGGTCAAGTCGAAGAGTCAGGTGgaaaaggacaagaaggtGAGGACAAAGGCCAAGATTGTGGTGGAACATTTGGATATCATCAGGGATGAGTTTTGGGAGAGGAGGCCGTGGTTGTTGAGCGGGACGCCGGGGAAGGTTCCCAAG
- a CDS encoding WD domain-containing protein, giving the protein MNLLLAEDYLLQDYPEHITNTIRSGHSTCVRFNRTGDFLASGRVDGTVVIWDLETMGVARKLRGHSKNITSLSWSRCGRYLLSACQGWKAILWDLQDGSKYCEVRFRAPVYGAELHPMHHHQFAAALFEEQPMLVDVKESAQGANPVEVRHILPSVEKRSDDGADTPTKEKHAKEDARHMTTAIVYTATGEHLLAGTTKGRLNIIDATTHKIIYSEKIAGGVITTLRLTESGKELLVNAQDRTIRTFKVPDLTSADLDPDTIQIPLEHKFQDLVNRLSWNHAAFSSTGEYVAASTFNNHELYIWERGHGSLVRMLEGPKEEQGVIEWHPHKPLLAACGLETGRINIWSVTSPQRWSALAPDFVEVEENVEYIEKEDEFDIHPHEEIQKRRLDAEDEDVDVLGGGGAGGGDVAPFRMPVLFNLGESDSEEEFVNVGLGTLRRKSPDDQDDGAPASEGRPPAKKTVTQRTRTRKR; this is encoded by the exons ATGAATTTACTACTTGCGGAAGATTATCTTCTCCAAGATTACCCCGAACACATCACCAACACAATTCGTTCCGGCCACTCTACATGCGTGCGCTTCAACCGGACGGGCGACTTCCTCGCCTCGGGGAGGGTAGATGGCACTGTCGTAATCTGGGATCTTGAGACCATGGGGGTTGCACGAAAGCTTCGAGGACACTCTAAGAACATCACCTCGCTAAGTTGGTCACGGTGTGGTCGGTACTTGCTGTCTGCGTGTCAAGGCTGGAAGGCAATTCTTTGGGATCTACAAGATGGGAGCAAATATTGCGAAGTGCGATTCCGCGCACCCGTTTATGGGGCCGAATTACACCCCATGCATCA TCACCAGTTTGCTGCCGCGTTATTCGAAGAACAGCCGATGCTCGTCGACGTTAAAGAGTCCGCCCAAGGCGCCAACCCCGTCGAAGTACGACATATCCTTCCTTCGGTCGAGAAACGATCCGACGACGGTGCCGACACCCCGACCAAGGAGAAGCACGCCAAAGAAGATGCGAGGCACATGACGACAGCCATTGTATACACCGCGACAGGCGAACATCTCCTCGCCGGCACGACCAAAGGCCGACTTAATATCATCGATGCGACGACACACAAAATCATCTACTCGGAAAAGATTGCAGGCGGCGTAATAACTACATTACGGCTTACAGAATCAGGCAAGGAGTTGTTGGTGAATGCTCAAGATAGAACAATCAGGACATTCAAGGTGCCAGATCTGACATCGGCAGACCTGGACCCCGACACAATCCAGATTCCGCTCGAGCACAAGTTTCAGGACTTGGTCAACCGTTTATCATGGAACCACGCTGCGTTCAGTTCGACTGGAGAGTACGTCGCAGCTTCGACGTTTAATAACCACGAGCTATACATCTGGGAGCGCGGCCATGGCAGTTTGGTGCGCATGCTGGAGGGTCCGAAGGAGGAACAGGGTGTTATAGAATGGCATCCCCACAAGCCCTTGCTGGCAGCGTGCGGTCTCGAAACAGGGAGGATAAACATCTGGTCGGTCACAAGTCCACAACGATGGTCGGCCCTGGCGCCGGATTTCGTCGAAGTTGAGGAAAACGTCGAGTACattgagaaggaggacgaaTTCGATATACATCCGCATGAGGAAATCCAGAAGCGACGGCTGGACgccgaggacgaagacgtCGACGTGTTggggggcggcggcgctggcggcggcgacgtgGCACCATTCAGGATGCCGGTTCTTTTCAACCTCGGGGAGTCGGATAGCGAAGAAGAGTTTGTGAACGTGGGATTGGGGACGCTCAGGCGTAAGAGCCCTGACGATCAAGACGACGGTGCACCCGCAAGTGAGGGGAGACCGCCTGCCAAGAAGACGGTCACGCAAAGGACTCGGACAAGGAAGAGGTGA